In one Streptomyces venezuelae genomic region, the following are encoded:
- a CDS encoding TetR/AcrR family transcriptional regulator, with amino-acid sequence MATSRWSAVSARTATPRRRGPVLERAILDAALEQLSTVGWSGLTMEGVAAGAQTGKAAVYRRWPSKEDLVVDALRAGLPRLDSPPDCGSVREDLLQLCKEMRVSMFSRTGSALRAVLHECDTAAAERFHDVIFQGVIEPSVQLIKEVVRRGIERGEVRSGGLDAYVCDVIPAMLMYRSKVCGSEWDDEEFEALIDQVMVPMLRP; translated from the coding sequence ATGGCTACTTCCCGTTGGTCCGCGGTTTCCGCACGGACGGCGACACCGCGCCGCCGGGGGCCCGTCCTGGAGCGGGCGATCCTGGACGCCGCCCTGGAGCAGCTCAGCACGGTCGGCTGGAGCGGGCTGACGATGGAGGGCGTGGCGGCGGGCGCGCAGACGGGCAAGGCCGCGGTGTACCGCCGGTGGCCGTCCAAGGAGGACCTCGTCGTCGACGCGTTGCGGGCCGGGCTGCCCCGGCTCGACAGCCCGCCGGACTGCGGCAGCGTCCGCGAGGACCTGTTGCAGCTGTGCAAGGAGATGCGGGTGTCGATGTTCTCGCGCACCGGCTCCGCCCTGCGCGCGGTGCTTCACGAATGCGACACGGCGGCCGCCGAGCGCTTCCATGACGTGATCTTCCAGGGCGTCATCGAGCCGAGCGTCCAGTTGATCAAGGAGGTCGTACGCCGCGGAATCGAGCGTGGAGAGGTGCGTTCCGGGGGACTGGACGCGTACGTCTGCGATGTCATTCCGGCGATGCTGATGTACCGCTCGAAGGTGTGCGGCAGTGAATGGGACGACGAGGAATTCGAGGCCTTGATCGATCAGGTGATGGTTCCCATGCTGCGCCCCTGA